The following coding sequences are from one Streptomyces venezuelae window:
- the bioD gene encoding dethiobiotin synthase has product MTVIVVSGTGTEIGKTVTTAAVAAVARAAGRSVAVLKPAQTGVAPGEPGDAQEVLRLAGDGITTRELVRYPEPLAPDVAARRSGRAQVHPREVADAAAKLATEHDLVLVEGAGGLLVRLDDEGGTLADAARLLGAPVLVVVSAGLGSLNTTQLTAEALRARGVRQLGPLIGSWPAVPDLASRCNLADLPKDAGSPLLGAVPEGAGALDGADFRAAAASWLGPELGGTWDGPSFAEREAPAPPAH; this is encoded by the coding sequence GTGACGGTGATCGTGGTGTCCGGCACGGGCACGGAGATCGGCAAGACGGTGACGACGGCCGCGGTGGCCGCGGTGGCCCGCGCGGCCGGGCGCAGCGTCGCGGTGCTCAAACCGGCGCAGACCGGGGTCGCCCCGGGCGAGCCCGGCGACGCCCAGGAGGTGCTGCGGCTCGCGGGTGACGGCATCACCACGCGTGAACTCGTGCGCTATCCCGAGCCGTTGGCACCGGACGTGGCAGCGCGGCGGTCCGGGCGGGCCCAGGTTCACCCGCGGGAGGTGGCCGACGCGGCCGCGAAGCTGGCGACCGAGCACGACCTGGTCCTGGTCGAGGGGGCGGGCGGGCTGCTCGTACGTCTCGACGACGAGGGCGGCACCCTCGCCGACGCCGCGCGGCTCCTCGGCGCTCCCGTGCTCGTCGTGGTGTCGGCGGGCCTCGGTTCGCTCAACACGACGCAGCTGACGGCGGAGGCGCTGCGGGCGCGCGGCGTGCGCCAGCTCGGTCCGCTGATCGGCAGCTGGCCGGCCGTCCCTGACCTGGCGTCCCGCTGCAACCTCGCGGACCTGCCGAAGGACGCGGGCTCGCCGCTGCTCGGCGCCGTCCCGGAGGGAGCAGGGGCGCTCGACGGCGCCGACTTCCGTGCGGCGGCGGCGAGTTGGCTGGGACCGGAACTCGGCGGCACGTGGGACGGCCCGTCCTTCGCCGAGCGTGAGGCGCCCGCGCCGCCCGCGCACTGA
- a CDS encoding class I SAM-dependent methyltransferase, giving the protein MSPRSAKPRSRDAVHHPVFARFYARQSVAAEPVIGAHRRELLAGLSGRVIEVGAGNGLNFAHYPGAVSEVVAIEPERLLRRLAVAAALRADVPVDVVPGAAEALPVKSEAFDAAVVSLVLCSVRDVPRALGELHRVLRPGGEVRFFEHGRAPGKVMATTQHVLDRTVWPPLFGGCHVARDTLAALREAGFEPGAHRRLLVPAKGPRLPTSYCVLGTAYRPDVP; this is encoded by the coding sequence ATGTCGCCGCGCTCAGCCAAGCCCAGGTCACGGGATGCCGTGCACCACCCCGTTTTCGCCCGCTTCTACGCCCGGCAGAGCGTGGCCGCCGAGCCCGTGATCGGCGCCCACCGCCGTGAGCTGCTCGCCGGTCTCTCCGGCCGGGTCATCGAGGTCGGGGCGGGCAACGGGCTCAACTTCGCGCACTACCCGGGAGCGGTCTCCGAGGTGGTGGCGATCGAACCGGAGCGTCTGCTGCGGCGGCTCGCGGTCGCCGCGGCGCTGCGCGCGGACGTGCCGGTGGATGTCGTGCCGGGCGCCGCCGAGGCGCTGCCCGTCAAGAGTGAGGCGTTCGACGCGGCCGTCGTCTCGCTGGTGCTGTGCAGTGTGCGGGACGTGCCGCGGGCGCTCGGCGAGCTCCACAGGGTGCTGCGGCCCGGCGGTGAGGTGCGGTTCTTCGAGCACGGCAGGGCGCCGGGGAAGGTGATGGCGACGACGCAGCACGTCCTGGACCGTACGGTGTGGCCGCCTCTGTTCGGCGGCTGTCACGTCGCGCGGGACACCCTGGCCGCTCTGCGCGAGGCGGGGTTCGAGCCGGGTGCGCACCGGCGCCTCCTGGTACCGGCGAAGGGGCCGAGGCTGCCCACGTCGTACTGCGTGCTCGGCACGGCCTACCGCCCCGACGTCCCCTGA
- a CDS encoding antitoxin, which produces MAKTQLNVRVDEDTARAARERALARGMSVNRYIEELVKQDAGEIGHTFVEAAADFMKQYESVFAEEFGMEREGSRPLREGRR; this is translated from the coding sequence ATGGCGAAGACTCAGCTGAACGTACGGGTGGACGAGGACACCGCCAGGGCCGCGCGGGAACGCGCCCTGGCCCGGGGCATGAGCGTGAACCGCTACATAGAAGAACTGGTCAAACAGGACGCCGGGGAAATCGGGCACACCTTCGTCGAGGCCGCCGCCGACTTCATGAAGCAGTACGAATCCGTCTTCGCCGAGGAGTTCGGCATGGAGCGCGAGGGCAGCCGCCCGCTGCGTGAAGGTCGTCGCTGA
- a CDS encoding ABC transporter ATP-binding protein: MSTPASAPFTDSSEPAGIAARARGLTKAYGSGETTVLALDSVDVDITRGRFTAVMGPSGSGKSTLMHCLAGLDSVSAGQVWLGDTEITGLKERELTRLRRDRIGFMFQSFNLIPTLNALENMTLPMDIAGQRPDRDWLEHVIDTLGLRDRLKHRPAQLSGGQQQRVACARALAAKPELIFADEPTGNLDSRAGLEVLGFLRDAVDQLGQTVVMVTHDPSAAGHSDLVLFLGDGRIVDEMARPTADAVLERMKRFDVSHAAPAAPPGTPDVPGDRPSGQQS; this comes from the coding sequence TTGTCCACACCTGCTTCGGCACCGTTCACGGACAGTTCGGAGCCCGCCGGGATCGCCGCGCGCGCCCGCGGCCTCACCAAGGCGTACGGCTCGGGCGAGACGACCGTGCTCGCCCTCGACTCGGTCGACGTGGACATCACGCGCGGGCGCTTCACGGCCGTCATGGGTCCTTCCGGGTCGGGCAAGTCCACGCTGATGCACTGCCTGGCCGGGCTCGACAGCGTGTCCGCGGGCCAGGTGTGGCTCGGCGACACCGAGATCACGGGGCTCAAGGAGCGCGAGCTGACCCGGCTGCGGCGCGACCGCATCGGCTTCATGTTCCAGTCCTTCAACCTCATCCCCACGCTCAACGCCCTGGAGAACATGACGCTTCCGATGGACATCGCGGGGCAGCGGCCCGACCGCGACTGGCTGGAGCACGTCATCGACACGCTGGGCTTGCGGGACCGGCTGAAGCACCGCCCGGCTCAGCTGTCGGGCGGTCAGCAGCAGCGCGTGGCCTGTGCGCGGGCGCTCGCCGCGAAGCCCGAGCTGATCTTCGCCGACGAGCCGACGGGCAACCTGGACTCGCGGGCCGGGCTCGAAGTCCTCGGGTTCCTGCGCGACGCGGTGGACCAGCTCGGCCAGACCGTGGTGATGGTGACCCATGACCCGAGCGCGGCGGGCCACTCCGACCTGGTCCTCTTCCTGGGCGACGGGCGGATCGTGGACGAGATGGCGCGGCCGACGGCGGACGCGGTCCTGGAGCGCATGAAGCGGTTCGACGTGTCGCACGCGGCACCCGCGGCGCCGCCGGGCACGCCGGACGTGCCCGGGGACCGTCCGTCCGGGCAGCAGAGCTGA